From a region of the Agromyces ramosus genome:
- a CDS encoding amino acid ABC transporter ATP-binding protein, with product MTFTSPVPVTDGHFYEGSSLELIDLSMAYGDIDVLRDVSLTVAPGTTTCIIGPSGSGKSTLLRGVNRLHEPKSGDVRLAGESVLTQKPDSVRKRIGLVFQHFNLFPDHTAEQNVALALRNVKGLSKAESLRIARERLAEVGLAERADHRPRDLSGGQQQRVAIARALAMEPEVMLFDEVTSALDPELVKGVLNLMAGLAQRGMTMLVVTHEMGFAHKVADQVVFMDEGRVVESGKPGDLFDRPQSPRLQRFLSEVL from the coding sequence ATGACCTTTACGTCCCCCGTGCCCGTCACCGACGGCCACTTCTACGAGGGCTCAAGCCTCGAGCTCATCGACCTCTCCATGGCGTACGGCGACATCGATGTGCTCAGGGATGTGAGCCTCACGGTGGCGCCCGGCACGACGACGTGCATCATCGGGCCCTCGGGCTCGGGCAAGTCGACCCTGCTCCGCGGCGTGAATCGCCTGCACGAGCCGAAGTCGGGCGATGTGCGGCTCGCGGGCGAGAGCGTGCTGACGCAGAAGCCCGACTCGGTGCGCAAGCGCATCGGCCTCGTCTTCCAGCACTTCAACCTGTTCCCAGATCACACGGCGGAACAGAACGTGGCGCTCGCGCTGCGCAACGTGAAGGGCCTGTCCAAGGCGGAGTCGCTGCGCATCGCCCGCGAGCGCCTCGCCGAAGTCGGACTCGCCGAGCGTGCCGACCACCGGCCCCGCGACCTCTCCGGCGGCCAGCAGCAGCGCGTCGCGATCGCCCGTGCGCTCGCGATGGAGCCCGAGGTGATGCTCTTCGACGAGGTCACGAGCGCGCTCGACCCCGAGCTCGTGAAGGGCGTGCTGAACCTCATGGCCGGCCTCGCGCAGCGCGGCATGACCATGCTCGTCGTCACGCACGAGATGGGCTTCGCGCACAAGGTCGCCGACCAGGTCGTCTTCATGGACGAGGGCCGGGTCGTCGAATCGGGCAAGCCCGGCGACCTCTTCGACCGCC
- a CDS encoding ABC transporter substrate-binding protein: MNRTTFRRAGIAAVAAAAALALAACSSAGASTSGSTAEENPYNLITPGQIRVASLGDAKPYTFTDESGEFTGFDVELFSDVAERIGMDDVVFTGQDFSGLLAAVANGQFDVGVAAIGITDERKQTVDFSEGYLAGYLTVMSSPDANIADEGDLAGKRLGVVQGTLQEAYAVKNFTETELVRFPDNNAAISAVNSGSVDAHFLDYEAAKEYSAQYGLENAIDIPSFDAPAGFAIAKGNAEFKAALDEALAAAMEDGTWKELYQKWFPGSPMPEQYLPKAEQTSAPTESEAPAQ; this comes from the coding sequence ATCAACCGCACCACCTTCCGCCGAGCCGGCATCGCCGCCGTGGCCGCCGCCGCCGCCCTCGCGCTCGCCGCCTGCTCATCGGCCGGCGCGTCGACGAGCGGCTCGACCGCCGAGGAGAACCCCTACAACCTGATCACCCCGGGCCAGATCCGGGTCGCGAGCCTCGGCGACGCCAAGCCCTACACGTTCACCGACGAGAGCGGCGAGTTCACCGGTTTCGACGTCGAGCTGTTCTCGGATGTCGCCGAGCGCATCGGCATGGACGACGTCGTGTTCACCGGTCAGGACTTCTCCGGCCTGCTCGCGGCCGTTGCCAACGGGCAGTTCGACGTGGGCGTCGCCGCGATCGGCATCACCGATGAGCGCAAGCAGACGGTCGACTTCTCGGAGGGCTACCTCGCGGGCTATCTCACCGTCATGTCGAGCCCCGACGCGAACATCGCCGATGAGGGCGACCTCGCGGGCAAGCGCCTCGGTGTGGTGCAGGGCACCCTGCAGGAGGCCTACGCGGTGAAGAACTTCACCGAAACCGAGCTGGTCCGCTTCCCCGACAACAACGCGGCCATCTCCGCGGTCAACAGCGGTTCGGTCGACGCGCACTTCCTCGACTATGAGGCGGCGAAGGAGTATTCCGCCCAATACGGCCTCGAGAACGCCATCGACATCCCCTCCTTCGACGCGCCCGCCGGGTTCGCCATCGCGAAGGGGAACGCCGAGTTCAAGGCGGCGCTCGACGAGGCGCTCGCCGCCGCCATGGAGGACGGCACCTGGAAGGAGCTCTACCAGAAGTGGTTCCCGGGCTCGCCGATGCCCGAGCAGTACCTCCCGAAGGCCGAGCAGACCTCGGCTCCGACCGAGTCGGAAGCCCCGGCCCAGTAG
- a CDS encoding amino acid ABC transporter permease → MDWLDNIITTFFDFEAMWQVFPQLLGVGLVNTLVISIWATVIGIVLGMIVAIMGISPSRWLRIPSRIYTDIFRGLPAILTILLIGQGFARFSQQLFGPSPYPLGILALSLIASAYIGEIFRAGIQSVDRGQLEACRALGMSYGKAMRLVVVPQGVRRVLPALVNQFIAIVKDSSLVYFLGLLVSERELFRVGQDAAVLTGNLSPLVMAGLFYLIITVPLTHLVNYFDNRFRTGRHKAAPPKSGLDEVEEQNPTPTLTYGENS, encoded by the coding sequence ATGGACTGGCTCGACAACATCATCACGACCTTCTTCGACTTCGAGGCCATGTGGCAAGTGTTCCCGCAGCTGCTCGGCGTCGGACTCGTCAACACGCTGGTCATCTCGATCTGGGCGACCGTCATCGGCATCGTCCTCGGCATGATCGTGGCCATCATGGGCATCTCGCCCTCGCGCTGGCTGCGCATCCCCTCGCGCATCTACACCGACATCTTCCGCGGGCTCCCGGCGATCCTCACCATCCTGCTCATCGGACAGGGCTTCGCCCGCTTCAGCCAGCAGCTGTTCGGACCCTCGCCATACCCGCTCGGCATCCTGGCGCTGAGCCTCATCGCGAGCGCCTACATCGGCGAGATCTTCCGCGCCGGCATCCAGAGCGTCGACCGGGGCCAGCTCGAGGCCTGCCGCGCGCTCGGCATGAGCTACGGAAAGGCGATGCGGCTCGTCGTCGTGCCGCAGGGCGTCCGCCGAGTGCTCCCGGCGCTCGTCAACCAGTTCATCGCGATCGTGAAGGACTCGAGCCTCGTGTACTTCCTCGGCCTGCTGGTCTCCGAGCGCGAACTCTTCCGGGTCGGTCAGGATGCCGCGGTGCTGACGGGCAACCTGTCGCCGCTCGTCATGGCCGGCCTCTTCTACCTCATCATCACGGTTCCGCTCACGCACCTCGTGAACTACTTCGACAACCGCTTCCGCACCGGACGGCACAAAGCGGCGCCGCCGAAGAGCGGGCTCGACGAGGTCGAGGAGCAGAATCCGACTCCGACCCTCACCTACGGAGAGAACTCATGA
- a CDS encoding LacI family DNA-binding transcriptional regulator, producing MSEPAAGHGNGNGRREVTVTDVAAAAKVSKATAARALGDYGAVSEAVRDRVQAAAEQLGYRPNALARTMSTGRSNTLGIVVGDIENPFFAQATRGAADVANAAGFDLILSNSDEEAETEQKAIGVQLAKRVDGLLVAPASSVDTANLRTIIDAGRPLVLFDRAVPELEVDTVTADNRRGAEQLTRLLTGNGHRRIAFISTIRHSDGYRRGDTLGSSSVADRVQGFVETLEGAGVPDPAAFVHLNAREEGVEQLARRLLEDEDHGITAVVASDSLIALGVFRAARALGLSIPGDLSLVAFDDADWTGVTTPAVTVIAQPIHEIGAEAARLLIRRIGGDGAPPVTHVLEQHLIERESVARPARG from the coding sequence GTGAGCGAACCAGCCGCTGGGCACGGCAATGGCAACGGCCGCCGCGAAGTGACGGTCACAGACGTCGCGGCCGCCGCCAAGGTGTCGAAGGCCACCGCGGCGCGCGCCCTCGGCGACTACGGCGCCGTCAGCGAGGCCGTGCGCGACCGGGTGCAGGCCGCTGCCGAGCAGCTCGGCTACCGCCCCAATGCCCTCGCCCGCACCATGAGCACCGGCCGCTCGAACACGCTCGGAATCGTCGTCGGCGACATCGAGAACCCCTTCTTCGCCCAGGCCACGCGAGGGGCGGCGGATGTCGCGAACGCGGCCGGATTCGACCTGATCCTCTCGAACTCCGATGAAGAGGCCGAGACCGAGCAGAAGGCCATCGGCGTGCAGCTGGCCAAGCGCGTCGACGGGCTGCTCGTCGCGCCCGCGTCATCCGTCGATACCGCGAACCTGCGTACCATCATCGACGCCGGGCGTCCCCTGGTGCTCTTCGACCGCGCCGTACCCGAGCTCGAGGTCGACACCGTCACCGCCGACAACCGCCGCGGAGCCGAGCAACTCACCCGCCTCCTCACGGGGAACGGACACCGGCGGATCGCGTTCATCTCGACGATCCGCCACTCCGATGGCTACCGTCGCGGCGATACCCTCGGCTCCTCATCGGTCGCCGATCGTGTGCAGGGGTTCGTGGAGACACTCGAGGGGGCCGGGGTACCCGATCCGGCGGCGTTCGTGCACCTGAACGCGCGGGAGGAGGGTGTCGAGCAGCTGGCCCGGCGCCTGCTCGAAGACGAAGACCACGGCATCACCGCGGTCGTCGCCTCCGACAGCCTCATCGCCCTGGGCGTGTTCCGGGCGGCCCGGGCGCTCGGCCTGAGCATCCCGGGAGATCTCTCGCTCGTCGCGTTCGATGATGCCGACTGGACCGGCGTCACGACGCCCGCCGTCACCGTCATCGCACAGCCGATCCACGAGATCGGCGCCGAAGCCGCACGGCTCCTGATCCGCAGAATCGGCGGCGACGGCGCGCCTCCCGTGACCCACGTGCTCGAACAGCACCTGATCGAGCGGGAGTCGGTGGCGCGGCCGGCGCGCGGCTGA
- a CDS encoding dihydrofolate reductase family protein: protein MRTLIVTEFISLDGVIDSPGGGPHPRAGWTFKDVPFVEEAYEIKGREQDEAGALLLGRVSYDEFAPVWPTMDEFAEYNAMPKYVVSSTLSDPEWNNTQVLRSLDEVAKLKEGEGGNILVHGSGTLAKGLADAGLVDRYHLLVFPILLGDGKRLFGGGDPYTRLDLVEHEAYSNGVVKAVFDVKR from the coding sequence ATGCGCACCCTCATCGTCACCGAGTTCATCAGCCTCGACGGAGTGATCGACTCGCCCGGCGGCGGACCGCACCCGCGGGCCGGCTGGACCTTCAAGGACGTGCCGTTCGTCGAGGAGGCCTATGAGATCAAGGGCCGCGAGCAGGACGAAGCCGGCGCACTGCTGCTGGGCCGCGTGAGCTACGACGAGTTCGCACCGGTCTGGCCGACGATGGACGAGTTCGCCGAGTACAACGCGATGCCGAAGTACGTCGTGTCGAGCACCCTCAGCGACCCCGAGTGGAACAACACCCAGGTGCTGCGCTCGCTCGACGAGGTCGCGAAGCTCAAGGAGGGCGAGGGCGGCAACATCCTCGTGCACGGCAGCGGCACGCTCGCGAAGGGCCTCGCTGACGCCGGTCTCGTCGACCGCTACCACCTGCTCGTGTTCCCGATCCTGCTCGGCGACGGCAAGCGCCTCTTCGGCGGCGGCGACCCCTACACGCGACTCGACCTCGTCGAGCACGAGGCGTACTCCAACGGCGTCGTGAAGGCGGTCTTCGACGTCAAGCGGTGA